A stretch of the Borreliella spielmanii genome encodes the following:
- the murC gene encoding UDP-N-acetylmuramate--L-alanine ligase encodes MKVDFDSLKNIFFVGIKGSGVCSLACFLNSKGYLVEGVDVSDKFHTDEILSNNKISYYENIYEFSLKELGRSFDLIVYSSAYDKGGLQVLLEAKELNIPVLSYPEVLGELSRKYYSIGIAGSHGKTTTTAFLGLLFNKLGLNPNVIVGSSVKDFGDNSAIAGISNIFIAETCEYKKHFLYFSPNMLILTNIDYEHVDFFKNYEALEDAFLQYINKLKKNGILIINSDDNNLLKIKRQINRKDINIFSFGSKDLSNFQINNIVVENEYFCFSFLGLCNIKLKTALFHNVLNFSAALLALNLFLESNGKSIFNFEEAVKKIAKNYSGIKRRVEVIKEKKGVIYMDDYAHHPREIRDTLFGIKNFYKNKRIILDFMPHTFTRTKEFFNDFVEVLSIVDILILHNIYLSNRENFNPDELSVQLFLNIKKINKNTYFFKDVKDSIEFIKSLLISGDLFITMGAGNNFILHDFL; translated from the coding sequence ATGAAGGTTGATTTTGACAGTTTGAAGAATATTTTTTTTGTAGGAATAAAGGGGAGCGGAGTTTGTTCTCTTGCTTGTTTTTTAAATTCAAAAGGATACCTTGTAGAAGGGGTAGATGTTTCTGATAAATTTCATACCGATGAGATTTTAAGTAATAATAAAATATCTTATTATGAAAATATTTATGAGTTTTCATTAAAAGAACTTGGTAGATCTTTTGATTTAATAGTATATTCTTCAGCTTATGATAAGGGCGGTTTGCAAGTTTTGCTTGAAGCAAAAGAATTGAATATACCCGTTTTATCTTATCCTGAGGTTCTTGGTGAGCTTTCTAGAAAATACTATAGTATTGGAATTGCAGGTTCTCATGGTAAAACCACCACTACGGCGTTTTTAGGTCTTCTTTTTAACAAATTGGGATTAAATCCCAATGTTATTGTGGGATCAAGTGTTAAAGATTTTGGAGATAATTCTGCAATAGCGGGTATTAGTAATATTTTTATTGCTGAAACTTGTGAGTATAAAAAACATTTTTTGTATTTTAGCCCCAATATGCTTATTTTAACTAATATTGACTATGAGCATGTTGATTTTTTTAAAAATTATGAGGCTCTTGAAGACGCTTTTTTACAATATATTAATAAGTTAAAGAAAAATGGGATATTAATAATTAATTCTGATGATAATAATTTACTTAAAATTAAAAGGCAAATCAATAGAAAAGATATAAATATTTTTAGTTTTGGATCTAAAGATTTGTCGAATTTTCAAATAAATAACATTGTAGTTGAGAATGAATATTTTTGTTTTTCTTTTTTGGGCTTGTGTAATATTAAACTTAAGACGGCTTTATTTCACAATGTATTAAATTTTTCGGCAGCGCTTTTGGCTTTAAATCTTTTTTTAGAAAGTAATGGAAAATCGATTTTTAATTTTGAAGAAGCGGTAAAGAAAATTGCAAAAAATTATAGTGGTATAAAAAGAAGGGTTGAAGTTATTAAAGAGAAAAAGGGAGTGATTTACATGGATGATTATGCTCATCATCCTAGAGAAATTAGAGATACGCTTTTTGGTATTAAAAATTTTTATAAGAATAAACGTATAATTTTGGATTTTATGCCACATACCTTCACAAGAACAAAAGAATTTTTTAATGATTTTGTTGAAGTTCTAAGTATTGTTGATATATTAATTTTGCACAATATATATCTTTCTAATAGGGAGAATTTTAATCCAGATGAACTTTCTGTTCAATTGTTTTTAAATATTAAAAAAATAAATAAAAATACTTATTTTTTTAAAGATGTTAAAGATTCTATTGAATTTATAAAAAGTTTATTAATATCGGGAGATTTGTTTATTACAATGGGCGCAGGAAATAATTTTATTTTACACGATTTTCTATAA
- a CDS encoding RluA family pseudouridine synthase, with translation MRLDKYIFLEILANDNGKRLDSILIKILNLSKARIIKHIRKGDIRLNGIKPHFSYRVCKGDKIYLYKSLAQGLNLTINECYKSDLDFQYIRERIIYEDSDLLVLNKQRGILVHGDRNSLDFLVNAYLSREDLRSLSFKPSAVHRLDRNTSGIIVFAKNIDTARKLSILFSRGFVTKKYFAILFGEVKSTVVYENHLFRNKRLRKTFVLEGKDFINAITKVNPILSSKRATLVEIIIKTGFTHQIRAQCSFNNHPLINDKKYCDKFKKSNYFLHAFLVKFNEAFFKKNEFYAKPSLEFLKQVKDIFDVYEFSEFFK, from the coding sequence TTGCGTTTGGATAAGTATATTTTTTTAGAAATTCTTGCTAATGATAATGGCAAGCGGCTAGATTCAATTTTAATTAAAATTTTAAATTTGTCTAAAGCTAGAATAATAAAACATATTAGAAAGGGTGATATTAGGCTGAATGGTATAAAACCACATTTTTCATATAGAGTTTGCAAAGGTGATAAAATTTATTTGTATAAATCTTTAGCCCAGGGTCTGAACTTAACTATTAATGAATGTTATAAAAGTGATCTTGATTTTCAATATATTCGAGAAAGAATAATTTATGAGGATAGTGATTTACTTGTTTTGAACAAGCAAAGAGGCATTTTAGTTCATGGGGACAGAAATTCTCTTGATTTTTTAGTGAATGCTTATCTTTCAAGGGAAGATTTAAGATCCTTAAGCTTCAAGCCTTCGGCAGTGCACAGGCTTGACAGAAATACTTCTGGAATTATTGTTTTTGCAAAAAATATAGATACTGCAAGAAAGCTAAGTATATTGTTTAGTAGGGGGTTTGTAACTAAAAAATATTTTGCAATACTTTTTGGGGAGGTTAAGTCAACGGTTGTTTATGAAAATCATTTATTTAGGAATAAAAGATTGAGAAAAACTTTTGTTTTAGAAGGTAAAGATTTTATTAATGCAATTACAAAGGTTAATCCAATATTGTCTTCCAAGAGGGCTACTCTTGTTGAAATTATTATTAAAACAGGCTTTACTCACCAAATAAGGGCCCAATGTTCGTTTAATAATCATCCTTTAATCAATGACAAGAAATACTGCGATAAATTTAAGAAAAGTAATTACTTTTTACATGCTTTTTTGGTAAAATTTAATGAAGCATTCTTTAAAAAGAATGAATTTTACGCTAAGCCTAGTTTAGAATTTTTAAAGCAAGTAAAAGATATTTTTGATGTTTATGAATTTTCAGAATTTTTCAAGTAA
- the panF gene encoding sodium/pantothenate symporter: MSFKKRNRGNFLLLNKYFLANRSINFIVMALLFSSSYISASSFISGPSAVYKYGLSFILLATIQIPTTLIAFVIVGERLNRESKKIDAINIIDYIRYRYKSDFLALLSGFVLSFFLMFMISAQLIGGAKLIEVFWGIDYVLGLLFFALLVFIYVFFGGFKAVAYTDLIQAFLMLVSSVILFSKMLDLGGGINNLFKTATSSLDKNLLLPSNFDLKPQYIISFWILIGIGILGQPQIINNFIAFKDENSIKLSLPISTFIISFLIVLMHLIGFFAIILFPDLSPNDKVVLNVALKVLNPFSSFIFFIGLLSAIMSTVDSNLLLITSVLIKSIFIYKKDLKEDIKVSRVIRISNIFFILIILVFSLFPPNFLFFVNIFAFGALEVSFFSIIIFGLYLNFVSKIAAFASMFLGLIFYLCILCFELNIWFFHPVFPSFFVSIFTFLIVNFFCKKYSKVC, translated from the coding sequence ATTTCTTTTAAAAAAAGAAATAGAGGTAATTTTTTGTTATTAAATAAATACTTTCTTGCAAATCGAAGTATTAATTTTATTGTAATGGCCTTGTTATTTTCTTCTAGCTATATTAGTGCTAGTAGTTTTATTTCTGGCCCTTCTGCTGTTTATAAGTATGGGTTGTCTTTTATATTATTAGCTACTATACAAATTCCTACAACTTTAATTGCTTTTGTTATTGTTGGCGAGAGATTAAATCGCGAATCAAAAAAAATTGATGCAATAAATATTATTGACTATATTAGATATAGATATAAAAGTGATTTTTTGGCGCTATTAAGTGGATTTGTATTAAGTTTTTTTTTAATGTTTATGATTTCTGCCCAATTAATAGGTGGCGCTAAGCTTATAGAAGTTTTTTGGGGCATTGATTATGTGCTTGGTCTTTTGTTTTTTGCCCTGTTGGTTTTTATTTATGTATTTTTTGGAGGATTTAAGGCAGTAGCTTATACGGATTTGATTCAAGCATTTTTAATGCTAGTTTCGTCTGTTATTTTATTTTCCAAGATGTTAGATTTGGGAGGAGGTATTAATAATTTATTCAAGACGGCAACGTCTAGTTTAGATAAAAATCTTTTGCTTCCTTCAAATTTTGACTTAAAACCACAATATATAATTTCTTTTTGGATATTAATAGGAATAGGAATATTAGGGCAGCCTCAGATTATTAATAATTTTATAGCATTTAAAGATGAAAATTCTATAAAATTATCTCTTCCCATTTCTACTTTTATTATCAGCTTTTTAATTGTTTTGATGCATTTAATAGGATTTTTCGCTATTATTCTTTTTCCAGATTTAAGTCCAAATGATAAAGTTGTTTTAAATGTAGCTTTAAAAGTTTTAAATCCTTTTTCTTCTTTTATTTTTTTTATAGGTCTTTTGTCTGCAATAATGTCTACAGTAGATTCAAATTTGCTCTTAATAACGTCTGTTTTAATAAAGTCAATATTTATTTATAAAAAAGATTTAAAAGAAGATATAAAGGTTAGTAGAGTAATAAGGATTTCTAATATTTTTTTTATTTTAATAATACTTGTATTTTCTTTATTTCCTCCCAATTTTTTATTCTTTGTTAATATTTTTGCTTTTGGAGCTTTAGAAGTTTCATTTTTTTCTATTATCATTTTTGGACTTTATTTAAATTTTGTAAGTAAAATAGCAGCATTTGCTTCTATGTTTTTAGGTTTGATATTTTATTTGTGTATTTTATGTTTTGAATTGAATATTTGGTTTTTTCATCCCGTTTTTCCATCGTTTTTTGTTTCTATATTCACATTTTTAATAGTTAATTTTTTTTGTAAAAAATATAGCAAAGTTTGTTAG
- the coaBC gene encoding bifunctional phosphopantothenoylcysteine decarboxylase/phosphopantothenate--cysteine ligase CoaBC, protein MNKNKHILIGICGGIASYKSVYIISSLVKLGYNVKVVMTKNATKFITPLTLETISKNKIITNLWDLEHNEVEHIKIAQWAHLILIIPATYNTISKIASGIANDALTTIISASTAPTYFAIAMNSAMYSNPILKENIKKLKTYHYKFIEPDKGFLACSSNGLGRLKNEDKIIKIILNEFNQKNYLKNKKILITASRTEELIDPIRYFSNTSTGKMGFCLAQEAIKLGAQVTIITGPTNENEPKGVNIIKIKTAMEMYKEVLKIYNKFEIIIGAAAVADFRPKHIFNSKIKKSKINRLYIKLVKNPDIIQHIGHNKLKNQIVVGFCAENSKNLIQKAKEKLKKKNLDFIIANELKYFGSRLNKVYIINKQSIKELPEMEKSEVAKEILKILY, encoded by the coding sequence ATGAATAAAAATAAACATATATTAATTGGTATATGTGGGGGCATAGCCTCTTACAAGTCAGTTTACATAATTTCTAGTTTAGTTAAATTAGGATACAACGTTAAAGTTGTAATGACAAAAAATGCAACTAAATTTATCACTCCATTAACCTTAGAAACCATTTCTAAGAACAAAATAATTACTAATTTGTGGGATTTAGAGCATAATGAAGTTGAACATATAAAAATTGCGCAATGGGCTCACCTAATTCTTATTATTCCTGCTACCTATAATACAATATCTAAAATTGCATCAGGAATTGCTAATGATGCACTAACTACAATAATATCTGCAAGCACAGCTCCTACTTATTTTGCAATAGCAATGAACAGCGCAATGTATTCAAATCCTATTTTAAAAGAAAATATAAAAAAGCTTAAAACTTATCATTATAAATTCATTGAGCCTGATAAAGGGTTTTTGGCTTGCTCATCAAATGGTTTAGGACGCCTTAAAAATGAAGATAAAATTATAAAAATAATATTAAATGAATTTAATCAAAAAAATTACCTAAAAAATAAAAAAATACTTATAACAGCATCCAGAACTGAAGAATTAATAGACCCAATTCGCTATTTTTCAAATACATCAACGGGAAAAATGGGATTTTGTTTAGCACAAGAGGCTATCAAACTGGGAGCTCAAGTTACAATCATTACAGGACCAACTAATGAAAATGAACCTAAGGGGGTTAATATTATAAAAATAAAAACTGCAATGGAAATGTATAAGGAAGTTCTCAAAATATATAATAAATTTGAAATAATAATTGGAGCAGCAGCTGTTGCCGATTTTAGACCCAAACACATTTTCAATAGTAAAATTAAAAAAAGTAAAATCAATAGATTATATATAAAATTAGTAAAAAATCCTGACATAATCCAACATATAGGACACAACAAACTTAAAAACCAAATTGTTGTTGGATTTTGCGCTGAGAATTCTAAAAATTTAATTCAAAAAGCCAAAGAAAAATTAAAAAAGAAAAATTTAGACTTTATTATTGCAAATGAACTTAAATATTTTGGTTCAAGATTGAACAAAGTTTATATAATAAATAAACAAAGCATAAAAGAACTACCAGAAATGGAAAAATCAGAAGTAGCTAAAGAAATTTTAAAAATTTTGTACTAA
- a CDS encoding HEAT repeat domain-containing protein yields the protein MKYFNFLFFLLFLNVYAQNVNSPALPNPPLLPEITENKLEKKDSFRDENFSNVGLDGKYVNDTILYGLDSQVTSIIKALKKSNDSQYNFSLKKRLEKTFNAEIKKEILELFISLKYSGGIDAANYILENYESKRYSNALLGLAISYLKEFDDKEKLKKILIEILENKEGNVVSIAAYYLGELNSLEYSKNIMEVFEKYSGNDGARREILIALGKMAAVDYQDRIYEISLDNYESPSIKAAAIEALSYFAPEKVTANADLYLQSNNNNLNVKLAIIASLSKDPSLKSKEILQGFLRDSDDNIRFKAINAIKGHNDSSAKDILIYKIKSDPSLKVREASAKALIDMDLGDIEIKNIMFDFKIDNNFKISMFSYLLDKDSLKALSIALEMVNNDNINRPSNVLKGIASMLAAKKGNFDNFYSKIIDSKNVDLRHFALKGAIYNKSSSLSDKLKKIKSETNSEYIKMLLKDY from the coding sequence ATGAAATATTTTAATTTTTTATTTTTTTTGCTTTTTTTAAATGTGTATGCTCAAAATGTTAATTCTCCAGCTCTTCCTAATCCCCCTTTATTACCCGAAATTACAGAAAATAAGCTTGAGAAAAAAGATTCTTTTAGGGATGAGAATTTTTCTAATGTTGGTTTAGATGGCAAGTATGTTAACGATACAATTCTTTATGGACTTGATAGTCAAGTTACAAGTATTATAAAAGCTCTTAAAAAATCAAACGATAGCCAATATAATTTTTCTCTTAAAAAAAGACTTGAGAAAACCTTTAATGCCGAGATTAAAAAAGAAATACTTGAATTATTTATTTCTCTTAAGTATTCAGGCGGTATTGATGCAGCAAATTATATTCTTGAAAATTATGAGAGTAAAAGATATTCAAACGCTTTACTTGGCTTGGCAATTTCGTATCTTAAAGAATTTGATGATAAAGAGAAATTAAAAAAAATTCTTATTGAGATTCTTGAAAATAAAGAGGGCAATGTGGTATCTATTGCAGCCTATTATTTAGGAGAGCTTAATTCTCTTGAGTATTCTAAAAATATAATGGAAGTTTTTGAAAAATATTCTGGAAATGATGGCGCTAGAAGAGAAATACTTATTGCTCTTGGAAAAATGGCTGCTGTTGATTATCAGGATAGAATTTATGAAATTTCGTTAGATAATTATGAGAGTCCATCAATTAAGGCTGCTGCAATAGAAGCGTTGTCATATTTTGCTCCAGAGAAAGTAACTGCCAATGCTGATTTATATCTTCAGAGTAATAATAACAATTTAAATGTTAAATTAGCTATTATTGCTTCTTTATCTAAAGATCCTTCTTTAAAGTCTAAAGAGATTTTACAAGGATTTTTAAGAGATTCTGATGATAATATTAGATTTAAAGCTATTAATGCTATTAAAGGACATAATGACTCTTCAGCAAAGGATATTTTGATTTATAAGATTAAAAGCGATCCATCTCTTAAAGTTAGGGAGGCTTCTGCGAAGGCTTTAATTGATATGGATCTTGGAGATATTGAGATAAAAAACATTATGTTTGATTTTAAGATTGATAATAATTTTAAAATTTCAATGTTTAGTTACCTTTTAGACAAGGATTCTCTAAAAGCATTGTCGATTGCTTTAGAAATGGTTAATAATGATAATATTAACAGACCTTCAAATGTTTTAAAAGGTATTGCTTCAATGTTAGCTGCTAAAAAGGGTAATTTTGATAATTTTTATTCTAAAATCATTGATAGTAAAAATGTTGATTTAAGACATTTTGCATTAAAAGGAGCTATTTATAATAAATCTTCATCACTTTCTGACAAGCTTAAGAAAATTAAAAGTGAAACTAATTCTGAATATATTAAGATGCTTTTAAAAGATTATTGA
- the murJ gene encoding murein biosynthesis integral membrane protein MurJ yields MNKYVVSTVLVMISTFCSRIIGFAKVKIFSYYFGANLDADIFNYVFNIPNNLRKILSEGAMTSAFLPEFTYEKNKSHEKAVSFFRTVMTFNIISISVIVLVMIIFAKPIMYFLSYYRGENLIFASSIFSYLVLYILLISLSSIFISVLNSYKIFFIPSFSPIMFSSGIILSIFLLYGRFGIYSAVIGVIFGGGLQFLVPFVNCLMIGFTWKPTFYFREKVFLNFLSRWVRMIFGFSISIVTQQISFALASTLDIGSVSILSNAVVYYQLPVGIFYISIATVIFPKMAEYAVLGNNIKLNTLLVDGIKILLLIFIPVSFLMFIWSDYILNLFLMGGKFSIYDTQKTAGVLKCFLLGLLFYSMFSFFQKYYFSIRDAKTPFYLSVLFSILDILLSVFGINYYGLNALALAQSISFMICVIVFYFIILKSGVKINLIEILFVLIKSIITLFPLYVIYFLFEKFEWDVGFSFKNLYFLIMAGIISIFILFICYSVLGINKFFRFIRRDTL; encoded by the coding sequence ATGAATAAATATGTTGTTTCTACAGTTTTGGTCATGATTTCTACTTTTTGTTCACGAATAATCGGCTTTGCAAAGGTAAAGATTTTCTCTTATTATTTTGGTGCAAATCTTGATGCTGATATTTTTAATTATGTTTTCAATATTCCTAATAATTTACGCAAAATTCTTTCAGAAGGCGCAATGACATCGGCTTTTTTGCCTGAATTTACATATGAAAAAAACAAATCGCACGAAAAAGCTGTTTCTTTTTTCAGAACCGTTATGACCTTTAACATTATTTCTATTAGTGTAATTGTTTTAGTTATGATTATTTTTGCAAAGCCTATTATGTATTTTTTATCTTATTATAGAGGAGAAAACTTAATTTTTGCAAGTTCTATATTTAGTTATTTGGTATTATATATTTTATTAATAAGTCTATCATCAATTTTCATATCTGTGTTAAATTCATATAAAATTTTTTTTATTCCTTCATTTTCACCTATTATGTTTTCTTCAGGAATAATATTGAGCATATTTTTATTGTATGGCCGTTTTGGAATATATAGTGCTGTTATTGGTGTAATTTTTGGAGGGGGATTGCAATTTTTAGTTCCGTTTGTAAATTGCCTTATGATTGGTTTTACCTGGAAACCAACATTTTATTTTAGAGAAAAAGTATTTTTAAATTTTTTAAGCAGATGGGTTCGTATGATTTTTGGATTTTCTATTTCAATTGTTACGCAACAGATTTCATTTGCATTAGCATCTACTCTTGATATAGGAAGTGTTTCTATTCTTAGTAATGCTGTGGTTTATTATCAGCTTCCTGTAGGGATTTTTTATATTTCTATTGCAACAGTAATTTTTCCTAAAATGGCAGAGTATGCTGTTTTAGGAAATAATATAAAATTAAATACTCTTTTAGTAGATGGAATTAAAATTTTATTATTAATTTTTATTCCAGTGTCTTTTTTAATGTTTATTTGGTCTGATTATATTTTAAATTTATTTCTTATGGGGGGCAAGTTTTCTATTTATGATACTCAAAAAACAGCGGGTGTTTTGAAATGTTTTCTTTTAGGTTTACTTTTTTATTCGATGTTTAGTTTTTTCCAAAAATATTATTTTTCTATTCGTGATGCAAAAACACCATTTTATTTGAGTGTTTTATTTTCTATCCTTGATATTCTACTTTCTGTTTTTGGTATTAATTATTATGGTTTGAATGCTTTGGCATTAGCCCAATCTATTTCTTTTATGATTTGTGTTATTGTTTTTTATTTTATAATCTTAAAAAGCGGAGTTAAAATCAATTTAATTGAGATTTTATTTGTTCTTATAAAGTCGATTATTACACTTTTTCCTTTATATGTAATTTATTTCTTATTTGAAAAGTTTGAGTGGGATGTAGGTTTTAGTTTTAAAAATCTTTATTTTTTAATTATGGCAGGAATTATTAGTATTTTTATTTTGTTTATTTGTTATTCTGTTTTAGGAATAAATAAATTTTTTAGGTTTATTAGGAGGGATACTTTATGA
- the tgt gene encoding tRNA guanosine(34) transglycosylase Tgt encodes MFSIIKNDKHSNARVGFLNLPHGRVDTPCFMPVGTLGAMKGLKHTVLEKLECNLMLANTYHLYLRPGIKTIEKYGGLHNFTTWNKNFLTDSGGFQVFSLSSLRRIDLKGVHFKSHLDGSYHYFTPEGVFAMQEAFGSDIIMPLDICSSYGIDYNEANLYTNITTNWARSTFKAYKNKKEGYNGLLFLITQGNFFKDLRKRSINDILELDSPGIAIGGISVGEPREKYLEILEYSSLLIPREKPRYVMGIGTPHYILDAIYHGIDIFDCVNPARIARHGSLLTDSGIMRISRKEYKDDISPVEKNCSCTLCTRYSRGYLRHLIKSRELFGIILASEHNIYYMFRLISKIRAAILNDDFLNFKTSYLKKYEEGNFDE; translated from the coding sequence ATGTTTAGCATAATTAAGAATGACAAACATTCTAATGCAAGAGTTGGATTTTTAAATCTTCCTCATGGCAGAGTAGATACCCCTTGTTTTATGCCAGTTGGTACTTTAGGGGCAATGAAAGGATTAAAACATACCGTTCTTGAGAAGTTAGAATGTAATTTGATGCTTGCAAATACTTATCACTTATATTTAAGACCAGGCATTAAGACTATTGAAAAATATGGCGGTCTTCATAATTTTACAACTTGGAATAAAAATTTTTTAACTGATTCGGGTGGATTTCAGGTATTTTCTCTTTCTAGTTTGAGAAGAATTGATCTAAAAGGCGTACATTTTAAATCCCATTTAGATGGATCTTATCATTATTTTACTCCTGAGGGAGTGTTTGCTATGCAAGAAGCTTTTGGCAGCGATATTATTATGCCACTTGATATTTGTAGTTCTTATGGGATTGATTATAATGAAGCCAATTTGTATACAAATATTACAACCAATTGGGCTCGTAGTACATTCAAGGCGTATAAAAATAAAAAAGAGGGATACAACGGGCTTTTGTTTTTAATAACTCAAGGAAATTTTTTTAAAGATTTAAGGAAAAGAAGCATTAATGATATATTAGAATTAGACAGTCCAGGTATCGCCATTGGGGGTATTTCTGTTGGAGAACCAAGAGAAAAATATTTAGAAATTCTTGAATATAGTTCTTTATTAATACCAAGAGAAAAACCAAGGTATGTAATGGGCATTGGTACTCCCCATTACATACTTGATGCCATATACCATGGCATTGATATTTTTGATTGTGTTAATCCTGCAAGAATTGCTAGGCATGGGTCTCTTTTGACGGATAGTGGAATTATGCGCATTAGTAGAAAAGAATACAAAGATGATATTTCGCCGGTAGAAAAAAATTGCAGTTGCACTTTGTGTACAAGGTATTCAAGAGGATATTTAAGACATTTGATAAAATCGAGAGAGCTTTTTGGAATAATTTTGGCAAGTGAGCATAATATTTACTATATGTTTAGATTAATTTCAAAGATTAGAGCTGCAATTTTAAATGATGATTTTTTAAACTTTAAAACTTCATATTTAAAAAAGTATGAAGAGGGAAATTTCGATGAATAA
- a CDS encoding LptF/LptG family permease — protein sequence MKIDKLFVKSIILTFLSMNLLFMILIMLGDLFVNLLNYLEKNISFKDILYIYYLYLPKAFSDGVALSFLFAISNLIGNLSMRNEIIGLFSCGVSLTRILRPIILISVFISVILFFFDNYLVIDTVAKRDLLIKNSVGNSGSSDKTIIIRDLAREIYNIKSYDIDENTFSNLMIIIKDSKDEFQTRYDINKAKWKDNKWKLYGVREFVKVGRKIKENAYDVLDGTGIIKLEPDYIRTVMLSSKALNFTKLVNWISFLKSERLNYSDALFDLLNRVFFSFRLMLLSFTVGFIALALKKNIFILSLLNSIAFAVVYVISIVIFSFLADLGYLNIYMASSFTTIFFLIINFFVYRIVRK from the coding sequence ATGAAAATAGATAAACTTTTTGTAAAAAGTATCATTCTTACTTTTTTATCTATGAACCTACTTTTCATGATTTTAATTATGCTTGGTGATTTATTTGTCAATCTTCTCAATTATCTTGAAAAAAATATTAGCTTTAAGGATATTCTTTATATTTACTATTTGTATTTGCCAAAAGCTTTCTCAGATGGAGTTGCTTTATCTTTTCTTTTTGCTATTTCTAATCTTATTGGTAATCTTTCTATGAGAAATGAAATAATAGGTCTTTTTAGTTGTGGAGTTTCTCTTACAAGGATATTAAGACCAATAATTTTAATTAGTGTATTTATTTCAGTTATTCTTTTCTTTTTTGATAATTATTTGGTAATAGATACTGTAGCAAAAAGAGATCTTTTGATTAAAAATAGCGTTGGTAATAGTGGATCTAGCGACAAAACTATAATAATTAGAGACCTTGCCAGAGAAATTTATAATATTAAATCTTATGATATTGATGAGAATACTTTTTCTAACTTGATGATTATAATTAAAGACAGTAAAGATGAGTTTCAAACAAGGTATGATATAAATAAAGCTAAATGGAAAGATAATAAATGGAAGCTTTATGGTGTTAGAGAGTTTGTTAAGGTTGGTAGAAAAATTAAGGAGAATGCCTATGATGTTCTTGATGGAACAGGAATTATTAAGCTAGAGCCTGATTACATAAGAACTGTGATGTTATCGTCAAAGGCATTAAATTTTACTAAACTTGTTAATTGGATAAGTTTTCTCAAGAGTGAACGTTTAAATTATTCTGATGCATTGTTTGATTTGCTAAATAGGGTATTCTTTTCATTTAGATTAATGCTTCTCAGCTTTACTGTTGGATTTATTGCGCTTGCTCTTAAGAAAAATATTTTTATACTCAGTTTATTAAATAGCATTGCTTTTGCCGTTGTTTATGTCATTTCTATTGTAATTTTTAGTTTTTTAGCAGATCTTGGTTATTTAAACATATATATGGCAAGCTCTTTTACAACTATATTTTTTTTAATTATCAATTTTTTTGTTTATAGGATTGTTAGAAAATAA